The genomic stretch GCCATTGCTGTGGAAGACAAACCAGGAGGGCTTGCAAAGGTTCTTGAAATACTTTACAAAAAAGACATAGGGATAGAGTACATGTATGCTTTTGTCGGAAAGCTTAGTGACCAGGCTCTTGTTATACTAAAAGTAGAGAAAGCTGATGAGGCAATTGAAGTGCTAAAAGAAAACAATGTAAAAATACTTCCAGCTGAAGAGGTATATGCATTGTAATTTGATTATATTAATTGAGAAGATGGGGAGGAAAGTTTTGACTTTCCTCCCCGTTTTGTTATTGCTGATTTTTTGCTCTGTTTTGATAGTCCTGTATCATCTTTTTAACCATATATCCACCGACAGTTCCAGCTTGTTTTGCAGTGATGTTAGGATTGTAGTTG from Caldicellulosiruptor kronotskyensis 2002 encodes the following:
- a CDS encoding ACT domain-containing protein, with the translated sequence MFVKQISVFLENKSGRLAEVTGILGKHDIDISALSIADTTDFGILRLIVNKPDLALQVLKENGFTVSATDVIAIAVEDKPGGLAKVLEILYKKDIGIEYMYAFVGKLSDQALVILKVEKADEAIEVLKENNVKILPAEEVYAL
- a CDS encoding alpha/beta-type small acid-soluble spore protein, with the protein product MPRRKRLVPEAAPQLDKLKQETASEVGVTLDNYNPNITAKQAGTVGGYMVKKMIQDYQNRAKNQQ